In one Chelmon rostratus isolate fCheRos1 chromosome 7, fCheRos1.pri, whole genome shotgun sequence genomic region, the following are encoded:
- the p2ry2.1 gene encoding P2Y purinoceptor 2, with protein sequence MATFDNKTNSINISAFYCKFQEDFKYVLLPVSYALVFVVGLALNAMALYVIVFRTKRWKPSTIYMFNLTMCDTLYILTLPFLIYYYADENDWPFSEPFCKLIRFLFYANLYGSILFLCCISLHRFVGICHPVRSLYWVSARRARLVSVAVWACVLFCQAPVLYFSRTRDVDTERICYDTTSPELFDDFLVYSSVVSVLMFAVPFMVVMVCYGLMVRKLLEPGWGSEGGAEGKRGALAGHRSKQKSVKMIIIVLAAFMLCFLPFHLTRSLYYSFRYLRQVNPAQISCSLLEASSVAYKVTRPFASANSCLDPILYFLAGQDARSNLTKKNKSSTLKPTTMSTGLTTQL encoded by the exons ATGGCCACCTTTGACAACAAGACCAACTCGATCAACATCAGTGCCTTCTACTGTAAATTTCAAGAAGATTTTAAATATGTTCTCCTGCCTGTCAGCTACGCCCTGGTGTTTGTAGTTGGCCTGGCGCTGAACGCCATGGCATTGTACGTGATTGTGTTCCGCACAAAGCGCTGGAAGCCGTCCACTATCTACATGTTCAACCTGACGATGTGTGACACGCTCTACATCCTGACTCTGCCCTTCCTCATCTACTACTATGCAGATGAGAACGACTGGCCCTTCAGTGAACCGTTCTGCAAGCTCATACGCTTCCTGTTTTATGCCAACTTATATG GTTCCATTCTCTTCCTGTGCTGTATCAGTCTGCATCGCTTCGTTGGCATCTGCCATCCGGTCCGCTCCCTGTACTGGGTCAGCGCCCGTCGGGCCAGGCTGGTCTCTGTGGCCGTGTGGGCCTGTGTTTTATTCTGCCAGGCACCTGTCCTCTACTTCTCAAGAACTAG GGATGTGGACACGGAGCGGATCTGCTACGACACCACCAGCCCGGAGCTGTTTGATGACTTCCTGGTGTACAGCTCGGTCGTGTCAGTTCTCATGTTTGCCGTGCCCTTcatggtggtgatggtgtgCTATGGCCTCATGGTGCGGAAGCTTCTAGAGCCTGGCTGGGGCTCTGAAGGGGGAGCTGAGGGCAAGAGGGGGGCCCTGGCAGGCCACCGTTCCAAGCAGAAGTCAGTGAAGATGATAATCATTGTGCTGGCAGCGTTCATGCTCTGCTTCCTCCCTTTCCACCTCACCAGGAGTCTGTACTACTCTTTTAGGTACCTACGGCAGGTCAATCCAGCACAG ATCAGCTGTAGTTTGCTGGAGGCCTCCAGTGTGGCCTACAAGGTGACCCGACCTTTTGCCAGCGCCAACAGCTGTCTGGACCCTATCCTTTACTTCCTGGCTGGGCAAGACGCCCGCAGTAACCTCACCAAGAAGAACAAGTCAAGTACACTGAAACCAACAACTATGAGCACAGGCTTGACAACACAGCTCTGA